From a region of the Rhodospirillaceae bacterium genome:
- a CDS encoding glutathione S-transferase family protein produces the protein MVRLLETDVRTRDVLGWKGVHLFHFHGSSCSQKARIVLNLKGVDWQAHPIDLPGGENLSERYLGINPRGLVPTLVIDGEVHIESNDIVSLIDRRFPVPRLIPEGREAEMAELLRHEDDLHLDLRTITFRYTQPRPRAPKSADALADYRARGSGTVQGSRDPNKTVEIAFWERIARDGITDEAVRASAARFRRSFEDLDRRLNAAPYILGGQLSLADIAWFIYVNRLTLCGYPVERLHPDLYAWFGPLRERPEFAGEIAVPHGIRKAIDENHRRQQAAGETLIDVAGL, from the coding sequence ATGGTTCGGCTCCTGGAGACCGATGTCCGCACGCGCGACGTGCTTGGATGGAAGGGCGTGCATCTGTTCCACTTCCACGGCTCGTCCTGTTCCCAGAAGGCCCGGATCGTCCTCAACCTGAAGGGCGTCGACTGGCAGGCGCATCCGATCGACCTGCCGGGGGGAGAGAATCTGAGCGAACGGTATCTCGGCATCAATCCGCGCGGGCTGGTCCCGACGCTGGTCATCGACGGCGAAGTCCATATCGAGAGCAACGACATCGTCTCGCTGATCGACCGGCGGTTCCCCGTGCCGCGGCTGATTCCCGAAGGCCGCGAGGCGGAAATGGCCGAACTGCTGCGTCACGAGGACGATCTGCATCTCGATTTGAGGACGATCACCTTTCGGTATACCCAGCCGCGGCCCCGCGCGCCGAAATCGGCGGACGCGCTGGCCGATTACCGCGCGCGCGGCAGCGGCACGGTCCAGGGAAGCCGCGACCCCAACAAGACCGTCGAGATCGCGTTCTGGGAGCGCATCGCGCGCGACGGGATCACCGACGAAGCCGTCCGGGCCTCGGCGGCGCGGTTCCGCCGCTCGTTCGAAGACCTGGACCGCCGGCTGAACGCCGCCCCCTACATTTTGGGCGGGCAACTGAGTCTGGCCGATATCGCCTGGTTCATCTACGTCAACCGGCTCACGCTCTGCGGCTATCCGGTGGAGCGGCTGCATCCCGATCTGTACGCGTGGTTCGGGCCGCTTCGCGAACGGCCGGAGTTTGCCGGCGAGATCGCGGTTCCGCACGGGATACGGAAGGCGATCGACGAAAACCACCGCAGGCAGCAGGCAGCCGGAGAAACGCTGATCGACGTGGCCGGGCTTTGA